In Astyanax mexicanus isolate ESR-SI-001 chromosome 5, AstMex3_surface, whole genome shotgun sequence, a single window of DNA contains:
- the LOC103045659 gene encoding UPF0450 protein C17orf58 homolog, producing the protein MSLSVKVLSDPQSCSSMAIILLLFSVLLALSDAEEHAVNELFSLMATPPEKMVHSSVSDSNTTQTRPTGKDPSLPVNELLEQGKKAADPKFIHVLPAAGVWPKHVDLAPLPRPGPHNKSKKGSRDDRLPVEHNSEKARSDDIQHANPSFIPSKVVPVLGSGVMNRTQKATPESPVVHSNNPPPSESDIYHNHNSRSRSRPQPTTSNSRGKDKENASRRLDPEENRPGKSRLTGGSSLNISRPFVLQNRRSSSLLYHFDILKKESDFAQDAVCLSECRKEKDETEHFCYSEFAINGIVHDIDMIRRGIKLVTLLVNSDGFYKMSRLYVTPDTYFFKVNILVLDTFKCTKPCPDFKLGSRYIVMGQIYHRRRHLPSNLLALVGGKLKPGDGLLRSNNYVKRYNKRRHQKAQEATRSRCR; encoded by the exons ATGAGCCTCAGTGTGAAAGTCCTCTCAGACCCTCAGAGCTGCTCCAGCATGGCTATTATCCTGCTCCTCTTCTCCGTCCTGCTCGCGCTCTCGGATGCTGAAGAGCACGCTGTTAACG AGTTATTCTCCTTAATGGCAACTCCACCAGAGAAGATGGTCCACAGTAGTGTTTCTgactccaacaccacccaaaccAGGCCTACTGGTAAAGACCCTTCCCTGCCAGTCAATGAGCTGCTGGAACAAGGTAAAAAAGCAGCAGATCCAAAGTTCATCCATGTCCTGCCTGCTGCCGGGGTTTGGCCTAAACACGTGGACCTGGCACCTCTGCCCCGGCCTGGGCCACACAACAAGAGCAAGAAAGGATCCCGGGACGACCGCCTTCCTGTGGAGCATAACAGTGAGAAGGCACGGAGCGATGACATCCAGCATGCAAACCCATCTTTTATACCGTCTAAAGTTGTCCCAGTTCTTGGGTCTGGAGTAATGAACCGTACACAGAAGGCCACACCTGAAAGCCCAGTGGTCCATTCTAACAACCCTCCACCCAGCGAATCTGACATTTACCATAATCACAACTCTAGATCCCGTAGCCGGCCGCAGCCCACCACGTCCAACTCGCGTGGAAAAGACAAAGAGAATGCCAGCAGACGTCTGGATCCTGAGGAGAACAGACCAGGAAAGTCCAGGCTGACCGGTGGCAGCAGTCTGAACATCTCTCGGCCTTTCGTCCTGCAGAATCGCCGGAGCTCCAGCCTGCTCTACCACTTCGACATCCTCAAGAAAG aGTCAGACTTCGCCCAGGACGCTGTGTGTCTGAGTGAATGCCGGAAAGAGAAGGATGAAACAGAGCATTTCTGCTACAGTGAATTTG CCATCAACGGCATTGTCCACGACATCGATATGATCCGTAGAGGCATTAAGCTGGTCACTCTACTGGTCAACAGCGATGGCTTCTACAAGATGAGCCGCCTCTACGTCACTCCGGACACGTACTTCTTCAAAGTGAACATCCTGGTGTTGGACACCTTCAAATGCACTAAGCCCTGTCCCGACTTCAAACTGG GGAGCAGATACATTGTCATGGGGCAGATTTATCACCGGAGACGCCATCTTCCTTCCAACCTCCTCGCTCTTGTCGGGGGAAAACTCAAGCCAGGCGACGGCCTCTTGCGTAGCAACAACTACGTCAAACGCTACAATAAGAGGAGGCACCAGAAAGCTCAGGAGGCCACACGCTCAAGGTGCAGGTGA